Part of the Virgibacillus natechei genome is shown below.
CCAATCAGATTGATGGCTTATACGCAACAGGTGGATATGATATTGATCCAACATTGTTCGGGGAAGAGCCGCATCCTAATCTTGGTACGATTATTCCCGCACGTGATCAATCTGAAATTATACTTATGACAAAGCTGATTGAAATGGGCAAACCGATTCTTGGTGTATGCCGGGGTGCCCAAACGTTGAACATTGCGGCGGGTGGGGATATGTATCAGGATATCTACGCCCAAATCAATCAAGAGCTACTTCAGCATTCGCAAAAAGCGCCACGGGATCATGGCTCTCATTTTGTGTATGTATCACAAGGATCACTGCTTCATAAACTTACTGGTTCAGAGAAGTTTCGTGTAAATAGTATGCATCATCAGGCAAACAGGGACGTATCTGGATCTTTTCAAATCAGTGGAAAAGCAAGTGATGGGGTTGTGGAAGCAGTTGAAAGCAAAAAGCATCCTTTCGCTCTTGGGTTGCAGTGGCACCCAGAAGCAATGGCGACAACGGATGACGTAGCTTCACTTAATATCTATGAAGGATTTATTGCGGCTTGTGGAAAGTAGCGGAGAGTTGAGAAAGCGTGCGTTGTTAGTAGCACGCTTTCTCAGATTACTTCTCCCAAACTGCTTCAATAAATTCATCCCTGCCTGATCTAGCACGGTCTTCCTTATATTCCTGTTCATTTTTTATATAAAAGTCCTGATGATATTCTTCCGCAGGGTAAAACACCGCAACTGGTAAAATTTGCGTAACAATTGGTTTGGGAAATTTCCCACTTTGCTCAAGCTCCTGCTTCGAAACTTCTGCTGCTCCCTGTTGTTTGTTATCATGGTAAAAAATCGCTGCACGGTATGAATCACCACGATCTTGGAACTGCCCACCATCATCTGTTGGATCAATTTGCTGCCAAAAGATTTTTAGAATTTCCTTGTAAGCAATGATACTTGGATCATAAGTAATTTCCACTGCTTCATAATGACCAGAATCTCCTTTTTTGACATCTTCATAAGTTGGATTTTCAAGGTGTCCGCCAGTATAACCAGAAACAACACCATGAACCCCATCCCATTGATCGAATGGTTTCACCATACACCAGAAACATCCGCCAGCGAATGTTGCCTTTTTAAGTTCAGTCAAATGATTTCCTCCTATATAGTTACATTTGCATAATTTTTCAAGTAGAATAAAGATACTATAACATAACGTAGGGGTAGGTGACATGATGGAAGAACCATATGTACATAAACTATTTATCGAAAAGGTGGAGCAAGATGCCAAAAAGAAAATCTGGTTAAGTAAAAATGGATTCGCAGGCGAAATTGCTGATCCAGACAGAGCAGTATTTGCTTATCCAATAAAACATTATACCGATTTGGAATCCATTGATATGGGAGCTATGGGTGAAAATTTTGCCGTTCTGGAAATGGATGAATTCACAATTTGCATTGGTGATACATTTCAAATAGGTGACGCGATTATACAAGTTTCACAGCCTTATCAACCGTACTGGAACCAGACGGATAGGGAATTCGCAAAAAACATTCAAGAAAGCGGACGCACTGGCTGGTATTTCCGGGTATTGCAGGAAGGCAACGTGAAGCCAGAAACTGATATGGAATTAATAGAACAACCATACCCACAATGGTCCATCGGTGCTTGCAATGAAGTCATGTTCGTATATAAGGAGGATCTACGATTAGCAGATGATCTCTTATCTTGTGACTTATTAGCTGAAATGTGGAAACGGCCCTTGCATAAGCGTCTAGGTGGCCGAGTTGCTTTGGAAGAGAAGATGATTTATGGTCAAAGTAAAGTTTGAATTGGCTACCGTTTCTTATTATGAAAATCGATTATGGCTGTAGATAAGTGATAGAACGAAAAAATCTATTCCTCATGTTTCTTATTTTTTTTCATATAATAAGTTATCTTGGGTAGGAAATGAGGAGGGTGTCACGTTGTTAGAAAATGCATTTGTCATGGTTGCGATCATACTTATAATAAATATTGTTTATGTCACGTTATCTACAATTCGTATGATACTTACATTAAAAGGCCGCAGGTATATAGCTGCATTAGTTAGTATGTTCGAAATCGTGATGTATGTTATAGGTCTTGGGCTTGTACTTGATAATCTAGACCAGATTCAGAACGTTATCGCTTATGCAGTCGGTTTTGCTGCTGGTGTAGTAATTGGTACGAAAATAGAAGAAAAACTGGCATTAGGATATATTACCGTGAATGTGATTTCATCTAATCCAGACCTTGAATTTACACGAAAGTTACGAGATAAAGGGTATGGTGTGACGAGCTCGTTTGCTTATGGGATGGATGGGGATCGCCTGACAATGCAAATTTTAACACCAAGAAAATATGAGCTCAGGTTATATGAAGCAATAAAAACAATTGATTCAAAAGCGTTTATTATTTCCTACGAACCGAAGCAAATCCATGGTGGCTTCTGGGTGAAGCAGGTGCGTAAAGGGAAATTAATGAATCCAAAGAAGGGTAATGAAAGTAACCCTGGTAACGTGGCAGCCAGTACAAAACCTTCTGCACAGACAACAGAAATAGGGGTGGATAACGAAAGTGAAACGAAGAATGATTAAAAAAATAAAAGTTACGCTATAGTAATGAAGTAGAACGAGCTGGGAAACAGCCCAAAAAAATCCCCCTTTCCTGATACGGTCTAAGGGAGGATTTTTTTATCGCAGTTTAAGGGGGCAGCAAACCCCACTAAAAGAAGTTTTACTTTATCGATTGTTATTTTCACTTGGTACTTGATTATTTCGTTCGTTCCGGTCTAAGGTTGCGATCTGATCCATGTCTGCTTTCCTAAGCTCAAAATCAAAAACATCATAGTTTTCCTGCATGCGCGAAGGTGTCACCGTTTTGGGAATCACAACGACGTCTGATTGTAGATGCCAGCGAAGAATGACTTGTGCTGGTGTCTTCCCATATTTATCGGCTATTTCTTGAATCACGTCATTCTGCATAACCTTGGTACCATTCATTAATGGACTATATGCTTCCAGTTGAATGTCATGGTCTTTACAAAATTGCCTTAACTCTTTTTGTTGTAAATAAGGGTGAAACTCGACCTGGTTAACAGCTGGCTTGACTTCACACTCATCCATGATCCGGTTTAGGTGTTCGATATCAAAGTTACAAACTCCAATTGCCTTTGCACGTCCATCTTTATAGATTTTTTCCAGAGCTTTGTATGTTTCTACATACGTGTCAAACTTCGGTGTAGGCCAATGGATAAGATACAGGTCAACATAATCGAGCCCTAGTTTTTCGAGACTTGCATCAAATGCTTTTAATGTATTTTCATAACCTTGATCTGCATTCGCTAACTTGGTCGTAATGAATAAGTCCTCGCGTGATACATTACTGTTGGCTAAGGCCTCTCCTACACCATGCTCATTTCCATAAACCTTAGCAGTATCTATTAAGCGATAGTCAGCTGCCAGTGCTTGTTCTACTGCCTCGGTTGCTTCTTCATTCGGTACTTTCCATACCCCATAGCCCAACTGTGGTATACGAAGTCCGTTGTTTAGTGTTTTGTATTGCATGTAATCGCCCCTTTTCTACTATTAGGTTCATTTTACCAAAGTTATAAGGCTCTGTCCCTTGGTACGCTAAAATGATCACGCTGTAGAGTAGTGCCGGTCAGACCCATTAGCCATCACTTATATCCCTATTCATTCAAACCTTTTTTCTTTTTTTCATCGACCTAAGTTCCGTATGCAGTCCTTTTAACAAAGATATGGCCATGAGTATCACGATAAAAGAAAACGGGAGTGCAACGGCAATAACTGTGTTCTGCAGTGCGGTTAACCCTCCCACGTACAATAGGACGATGGCTACGGAGGACAGCGCCAGTCCCCAGACGATTTTTACGCTTTTAGCCGGGTTCAGAGATCCCTTGGTTGTCTGGATTCCCAAAACAAAAGTGGCCGAATCGGCTGAAGTGATAAAGAATGTCAAAATCAGTAATATAGAGATCAGTGACAGTAGAAAAGAAAATGGTAAATTGGCAAACATGTGGAAGTTCATAACCTCGATGGCGTACTGTGTCAGATCTACGCCGCTTTGTTGTACACCGATCGCTGTAGTGCCAAAGGTGGAGAACCATATGCCGCAAAGTACGGTTGGCGCAATCATTACACCAGTCATAAATTCTCTAATTGTTCTACCGCGGGATACTCTGGCGATAAACATTCCAACAAATGGCGACCAGGAAATCCACCACGCCCAATAGAAAATAGTCCAGGCATCAAGCCATCCACGATTATCCGTTCCTAAAGGGGCAGTACGGAAGCTCATTTGAATGATGTTCTGCAGATAATACCCGAAGCTCTCCGTGAATAAATCCAGAATTAATAAGGTTGGGCCAATAAATAATAGGCTGACAAATAATAAGACTGCCAGCGCCATGTTGGTATTTGATAAATATTTAATTCCTTTGCTTAAGCCAGACCAGGCGGATATTAAAAATAACACCGTAATAATAGCGATGATGATAAATTGGGTGGCGAAATTTGTTTCCAATCCAAATAGGTGTTCAAGCCCAGCATTAATCTGTGCAGCACCAAGCCCAAGTGAGGTTGCCACTCCGAATATGGTTGCAAATGTAGCCAGAACGTCAATTGCTTTTCCAAGCGGTCCTTTCATCCTGTCACCGAATAACGGCTTCAGTGTGGAGGAAATTAAACCGGGCTCTCCTTTCCGAAACTGGAAGAAAGCCAGGCAGAGTACGACTAATCCGTACATAGCCCAGCCATGCAGCCCATAATGGAAAAGGGAGAACATAAGTCCTTCTTTTATTGCTTGATCCGTACCAGGCTCTGATAATGGAGCCTCTGAAAAAGAATGAAGCAGTGGTTCGGCTGCACCATAGAATACAAGACCGATACCTAGCCCTGCAGAGAAAAGCATGGCAATCCATGTCGGGGTGGAGAATTCAGGTCTTTCCTTATCTTTACCCAGTCGGATTTTACCGTAAGGGCTAAATGCGATAAAGACTGATACAGCGATAAATCCCAGCATAATCCACATGTAATACCAACCAAAAGTTCTGGACAGGAACGCATTCAGATCTGTTGTAATTCTTTCCGCCTCTATAGGAAAGAAAGCTCCCAGTAATACCGCAATTAATATTAAGGCAGCGGTTATGTAAAAGACACTCGAGACTCTTTTCATTCAGATTCCCCCCGTGAAGTTGAATTATCTTTAATAAATGATGAGATTAGTATGGCTGTTTATTGGGGGAGGTATACAAATGCCTGTACCGGTTAAACAGAAGATTAATAACGTTTGGGGACCAAGATGTTTCATCAATAAGGGGTACGCTTACAGACCCGAGGACGACCTGACTGTTAAACTGCACCAACATCCATCACTGCTTATGAAGGTGAAGTGCAATTGATCGATTATTCGGCGACAAACGGTGCGATCGTCTCTTTTACAAGGTCTTTATCACAAAGTGTTGTGGATAAAGGAATTCGTGTAAATGCTGTGGCACCAGGTCCGATATGGACGCCATTAATTCCGGCTAGTTTTTCTGCGGAACGGATTGCAAATGAATTTGGCAAAGATGTACCAATGAATCGTGCAGGGCAGCCGTTTGAGCTTGCGCCGGCCTATGTTTATCTTGCTTCGACTGATTCTTCTTATGTTACGGGGCAGGTTATTCATGTGAATGGTGGGGCACCAGTAAGTTCTTAAAGTACGGAGATCTGATTATGAGTAAAAACCGAACATTAAATATAAATACACTTAAAACGTTCGATATTTATTGACACTAACTTGTTTTATTTGTTATGATGAAGCCAACAAATAAATACGGTTATACCTCATATATTTACTGAGAATAGGGCTCAGGAGTTTCTACCCGGCACCGTAAATGCTGGACTATGAGGGAGGATGAATTGTTGTGATATAGCAATGATAGTTTTAATGGTTGAATAAAGTCTGTTCATCTTCTCTCATACTATGAGGGGAGACGAATAGACTTTTTTATTGAAAAATTATTTCCTATAGAAAGAGGGATCGTGTGGCACAAGTTGGTGTAATAATGGGAAGTATTTCAGATTGGGAAACAATGCAGTATACATGCAATGCACTTGATGAATTGCAAATTCCGTATGAAAAAGATGTTATTTCAGCACATCGTACGCCTGATGAAATGTTCGCTTATGCGAAATCTGCTCGGGATCGTGGGCTAAAGGTAATCATCGCCGGTGCTGGAGGGGCTGCGCATTTACCTGGAATGGTAGCATCTCAAACAACCTTGCCGGTAATAGGTGTGCCCGTTCAAAGTAAAGCATTAGATGGAATGGATTCCCTTTTATCCATCGTCCAAATGCCAGGTGGTATACCAACAGCAACGGTAGCCATCGGCAAAGCTGGTGCAACCAATGCAGGAATTCTCGCAGCACAAATGATCGGTGCTTTTGACGAAGCTGTAGCAGCGAAACTAGTAACCTATCGTGAAAACATGCAGGTAAAAGTTAAAGAAATGAGGGATGATCTTGCAGAAAAATAAACATACGATTCTTCCATCCCAAACAATTGGGATTATTGGTGGTGGCCAACTTGGACGCATGATGGCAATTGCTGCTAAATACATGGGGTATACGGTTGCAGTTCTAGACCCAACGCCGAACTGTCCAACTGCTCAAGTGGCAGATAAACAGATTACGGCTGCCTATGATGACATGGAAGCAATCAAAGAATTAACAGAGATTAGCGAGATCATTACATATGAATTTGAGAATGTGGACCTAACAGCAGCGGCTTATATAGAAGAAAAAGGGAAATTACCACAGGGTGCGTATGCGCTGGAAATCACCCAAAATCGTGAAAAGGAAAAGCAAGTAATGCAGGACTTACAATTACCGATCCCTGCATTTAC
Proteins encoded:
- a CDS encoding gamma-glutamyl-gamma-aminobutyrate hydrolase family protein codes for the protein MKPLIGITSSMEVDQSHYAVANRNVEAILRAGGMPVMLPYFLEEGDVDQIANQIDGLYATGGYDIDPTLFGEEPHPNLGTIIPARDQSEIILMTKLIEMGKPILGVCRGAQTLNIAAGGDMYQDIYAQINQELLQHSQKAPRDHGSHFVYVSQGSLLHKLTGSEKFRVNSMHHQANRDVSGSFQISGKASDGVVEAVESKKHPFALGLQWHPEAMATTDDVASLNIYEGFIAACGK
- the msrA gene encoding peptide-methionine (S)-S-oxide reductase MsrA — translated: MTELKKATFAGGCFWCMVKPFDQWDGVHGVVSGYTGGHLENPTYEDVKKGDSGHYEAVEITYDPSIIAYKEILKIFWQQIDPTDDGGQFQDRGDSYRAAIFYHDNKQQGAAEVSKQELEQSGKFPKPIVTQILPVAVFYPAEEYHQDFYIKNEQEYKEDRARSGRDEFIEAVWEK
- a CDS encoding MOSC domain-containing protein, translating into MMEEPYVHKLFIEKVEQDAKKKIWLSKNGFAGEIADPDRAVFAYPIKHYTDLESIDMGAMGENFAVLEMDEFTICIGDTFQIGDAIIQVSQPYQPYWNQTDREFAKNIQESGRTGWYFRVLQEGNVKPETDMELIEQPYPQWSIGACNEVMFVYKEDLRLADDLLSCDLLAEMWKRPLHKRLGGRVALEEKMIYGQSKV
- a CDS encoding DUF2179 domain-containing protein gives rise to the protein MLENAFVMVAIILIINIVYVTLSTIRMILTLKGRRYIAALVSMFEIVMYVIGLGLVLDNLDQIQNVIAYAVGFAAGVVIGTKIEEKLALGYITVNVISSNPDLEFTRKLRDKGYGVTSSFAYGMDGDRLTMQILTPRKYELRLYEAIKTIDSKAFIISYEPKQIHGGFWVKQVRKGKLMNPKKGNESNPGNVAASTKPSAQTTEIGVDNESETKND
- a CDS encoding aldo/keto reductase, giving the protein MQYKTLNNGLRIPQLGYGVWKVPNEEATEAVEQALAADYRLIDTAKVYGNEHGVGEALANSNVSREDLFITTKLANADQGYENTLKAFDASLEKLGLDYVDLYLIHWPTPKFDTYVETYKALEKIYKDGRAKAIGVCNFDIEHLNRIMDECEVKPAVNQVEFHPYLQQKELRQFCKDHDIQLEAYSPLMNGTKVMQNDVIQEIADKYGKTPAQVILRWHLQSDVVVIPKTVTPSRMQENYDVFDFELRKADMDQIATLDRNERNNQVPSENNNR
- a CDS encoding BCCT family transporter, producing the protein MKRVSSVFYITAALILIAVLLGAFFPIEAERITTDLNAFLSRTFGWYYMWIMLGFIAVSVFIAFSPYGKIRLGKDKERPEFSTPTWIAMLFSAGLGIGLVFYGAAEPLLHSFSEAPLSEPGTDQAIKEGLMFSLFHYGLHGWAMYGLVVLCLAFFQFRKGEPGLISSTLKPLFGDRMKGPLGKAIDVLATFATIFGVATSLGLGAAQINAGLEHLFGLETNFATQFIIIAIITVLFLISAWSGLSKGIKYLSNTNMALAVLLFVSLLFIGPTLLILDLFTESFGYYLQNIIQMSFRTAPLGTDNRGWLDAWTIFYWAWWISWSPFVGMFIARVSRGRTIREFMTGVMIAPTVLCGIWFSTFGTTAIGVQQSGVDLTQYAIEVMNFHMFANLPFSFLLSLISILLILTFFITSADSATFVLGIQTTKGSLNPAKSVKIVWGLALSSVAIVLLYVGGLTALQNTVIAVALPFSFIVILMAISLLKGLHTELRSMKKRKKV
- the purE gene encoding 5-(carboxyamino)imidazole ribonucleotide mutase — protein: MAQVGVIMGSISDWETMQYTCNALDELQIPYEKDVISAHRTPDEMFAYAKSARDRGLKVIIAGAGGAAHLPGMVASQTTLPVIGVPVQSKALDGMDSLLSIVQMPGGIPTATVAIGKAGATNAGILAAQMIGAFDEAVAAKLVTYRENMQVKVKEMRDDLAEK